The proteins below come from a single Iocasia fonsfrigidae genomic window:
- a CDS encoding MarR family winged helix-turn-helix transcriptional regulator, translating into MNIKELFTIQILGIKNDSATMSELADVFSIPATTMTSIVDRLVNKEYLTRFRSKKDRRIVKVSLSPKGREIYEQQYNLLLESKMTVLKILSKEEQQDLISLMEKVLINFKNQLK; encoded by the coding sequence TTGAATATCAAGGAATTATTCACTATTCAAATCCTGGGAATAAAAAATGATAGTGCAACTATGTCTGAACTGGCTGATGTCTTTTCCATTCCAGCAACAACCATGACCAGTATAGTGGACAGGCTGGTTAACAAAGAATACCTGACACGATTTCGCTCCAAAAAAGACAGACGAATAGTAAAAGTTAGTTTATCCCCTAAGGGAAGAGAAATCTATGAACAGCAATACAATCTATTACTCGAATCTAAAATGACCGTCCTGAAAATACTTTCAAAAGAAGAACAGCAGGATTTAATATCTTTAATGGAAAAAGTTTTAATTAATTTTAAAAATCAGCTAAAATAA
- the glpX gene encoding class II fructose-bisphosphatase has translation MKRGLCFELVRVTEAAALAVAPWRGKGEKEQADQAAVDAMRKALNSIDITAEVVIGEGEKDKAPMLYIGEQIGCGLSPKLDIAVDPVEGTSLVANGYPNALSVIALAEEGRLLKAPDMYMKKIVVGKKGKGKIDLQSSPTQNIKNTAAACGKAVSDITVVVLNRPRHQELIREIRETGARIKLIPDGDVAGGIAAALDGTGINLLMGIGGAPEGVLTATAVKCLGGEMQAQLYPVHDYERQQAKKMGINDLSRVLMTDDLAGGSNLVFAATGITTGELLDGVMYNGSQVITHSLIIENNNKIRKLASTHLNKGLDSCFCQKVINI, from the coding sequence TTGAAAAGGGGATTATGTTTTGAACTGGTTAGAGTAACAGAAGCAGCGGCTCTGGCTGTGGCCCCCTGGAGGGGTAAAGGAGAAAAGGAACAGGCAGACCAGGCGGCTGTAGATGCAATGAGAAAGGCTTTAAACTCGATTGATATCACTGCAGAGGTTGTTATTGGTGAAGGGGAAAAGGATAAGGCCCCTATGCTGTATATCGGTGAGCAAATTGGTTGTGGCTTAAGCCCTAAACTGGATATTGCTGTTGATCCAGTAGAGGGAACTAGTCTGGTGGCCAATGGTTATCCCAATGCCTTATCAGTTATAGCATTGGCTGAGGAGGGGAGACTCCTTAAAGCCCCTGATATGTATATGAAAAAAATAGTTGTGGGAAAAAAGGGAAAGGGAAAAATTGACCTACAGTCCTCCCCTACGCAAAATATAAAGAATACAGCTGCTGCCTGTGGCAAGGCGGTAAGTGATATTACTGTAGTTGTTTTAAATAGACCCCGCCACCAGGAGCTTATCAGGGAAATTAGGGAAACAGGTGCCCGTATAAAGTTGATACCTGATGGAGATGTTGCCGGTGGGATTGCTGCTGCCCTGGATGGTACTGGAATCAACCTCTTAATGGGTATCGGTGGTGCCCCGGAAGGGGTCTTGACTGCTACAGCAGTTAAATGTTTGGGTGGTGAAATGCAGGCCCAGTTGTATCCGGTCCATGACTATGAAAGACAGCAGGCTAAGAAAATGGGTATTAATGATTTAAGCAGGGTCTTGATGACAGATGACCTGGCCGGTGGCAGTAACCTTGTATTTGCTGCTACAGGTATTACCACAGGTGAATTGCTAGATGGTGTTATGTATAACGGGAGCCAGGTTATTACCCACAGTTTGATCATAGAGAATAATAACAAAATCAGAAAGCTGGCCAGTACTCATTTAAATAAAGGTCTTGATAGCTGTTTCTGCCAAAAAGTAATAAATATATGA
- a CDS encoding pyruvate, water dikinase regulatory protein yields MTESTDNITIYTISDFTGKTVNTVVKSVMIQFDLAAASIKKFNNVCSLEKLSGIIEQAREEENPILVYTLVLPELCQYLEDRAAEYNLLAIDIIGPYLNQFSEIIDRQPQLEIGLSYQIDHEVFQRIECIDFSVRCDDGRDLNKLTEADFIIIGVSRTSKTPLSMYLAHQQYRVATISLSPEVIVPAELYEIPTEKIIGLSIDPRVLQKIRSYRVELMDFSSEIDYVKLPRIKEEIAYANQVMDEVASKIIDVSYKSVEEIAVEILRTE; encoded by the coding sequence ATGACAGAGAGTACTGATAATATTACTATTTATACTATCTCTGATTTTACAGGTAAAACAGTTAATACTGTCGTAAAATCGGTTATGATTCAGTTTGATTTAGCTGCAGCCAGTATTAAAAAATTCAATAATGTATGTAGTCTTGAAAAATTGTCAGGGATTATTGAACAGGCCAGGGAAGAAGAAAACCCTATTTTAGTCTATACACTTGTCCTACCGGAATTATGTCAGTATCTTGAGGATAGGGCAGCTGAATACAATCTGCTGGCTATTGATATAATTGGACCATATCTTAACCAGTTTTCTGAAATTATTGACCGCCAACCACAGCTGGAGATTGGCTTGAGTTATCAGATCGACCATGAAGTATTTCAAAGAATCGAATGTATTGATTTTAGTGTCAGGTGTGATGATGGAAGGGATTTGAATAAATTAACAGAGGCAGATTTTATTATTATTGGTGTTTCCCGAACCTCTAAAACCCCCTTAAGTATGTATTTAGCACATCAGCAATACAGGGTTGCTACTATCTCCCTCTCTCCAGAGGTTATTGTTCCTGCTGAATTATATGAAATTCCAACTGAGAAAATAATTGGTTTATCAATTGATCCGCGTGTACTGCAGAAAATTCGATCCTACCGGGTAGAATTAATGGACTTCAGTTCTGAAATAGACTATGTCAAATTACCCCGTATCAAAGAAGAGATAGCCTATGCTAATCAGGTAATGGATGAAGTGGCTTCAAAGATTATTGATGTGAGTTATAAATCTGTTGAAGAGATTGCTGTGGAAATATTAAGAACAGAGTAG
- a CDS encoding S-layer homology domain-containing protein has product MKKFVIATFLVLALTASAFAASFADVPSSHWAYEAVNKLVASGILSGYPDGTFKGQNNLSRYEIAVVVARVLDQIEAEQAALADGIADADSLSVGQAQQVNEIVKAIVAKNTGEELSDEQANEVRSIVQALTFEFRPELKEIGAAVDALAVDVDELDSRVAALEAQPRDNVSITGTVNNIFETADYGDKDVDAFATAIVWADDDALDEQDDDDDLTGVIDSDDMPAAKAFYQEIDLNIGANVDDISFNLAVDTISNLFSETDTAFAGYKLGQATNESDFKMDTGLLTISKDAYAFKAGDFEDYDIDPYFIDDEDMEGIEINAPLADLDFKVFAVGEDENDGEDLEGDYYGVTVTNEWDNAKLTGKLYHASLEDTGDDDNTVTDFAIAAEGKVTDALTLGGEVVFNQNNGYDADGNEADEDDTLFNVNASYLLTDVVTLRGLVESVGEDFNCVDTVLSDLEEDNNYDKFNLGADFVLNANNTLSADYTLVDSDYDDDKEDKNVFGVGLENTTGKFTNSASIEFTQHDEYVDDSDVTVLKLGTDYAMSDVTTIGADLVYKSAEDYRVDFNGVEEKFKDLKYTYLVFNIDHQLSDNISWLNEVQLINGDLDDVAESYDVEGNSFKSQLSVSF; this is encoded by the coding sequence ATGAAGAAATTTGTTATTGCTACATTTTTAGTACTTGCTTTAACTGCTTCTGCCTTTGCAGCTTCTTTCGCAGATGTGCCTTCAAGTCACTGGGCATATGAAGCAGTTAACAAACTTGTTGCTTCCGGTATTTTATCCGGTTATCCAGATGGGACTTTTAAAGGCCAGAATAACCTGAGCCGTTATGAAATCGCTGTTGTTGTTGCCCGTGTTCTTGACCAGATTGAGGCAGAACAGGCTGCTTTAGCTGATGGAATTGCTGATGCTGATAGTCTGAGTGTTGGGCAAGCACAGCAGGTTAACGAAATCGTTAAGGCTATTGTTGCTAAGAATACTGGTGAAGAATTAAGTGACGAACAGGCTAACGAGGTTCGCAGTATAGTTCAGGCCCTGACTTTTGAATTCAGGCCAGAACTGAAAGAAATTGGTGCTGCTGTTGATGCTTTAGCAGTAGATGTTGACGAATTAGACTCCAGGGTAGCTGCTCTAGAAGCACAACCTAGGGATAATGTTAGTATCACTGGTACTGTAAACAACATCTTCGAAACCGCTGACTATGGAGATAAAGACGTTGATGCCTTTGCGACTGCCATAGTATGGGCCGACGATGATGCCTTAGATGAACAAGATGATGATGATGACCTGACAGGTGTTATTGACTCAGATGATATGCCAGCAGCTAAGGCCTTCTATCAGGAAATTGATTTAAATATTGGGGCTAATGTTGATGATATTAGTTTTAATTTAGCTGTAGATACTATTAGTAATCTATTTAGTGAAACTGATACAGCATTTGCTGGTTATAAACTCGGTCAAGCTACAAATGAGAGTGACTTTAAGATGGATACAGGTTTATTAACCATTTCTAAAGATGCCTATGCCTTTAAAGCAGGGGATTTTGAGGATTATGATATTGACCCTTACTTTATTGATGATGAAGACATGGAAGGTATTGAAATAAATGCCCCACTTGCTGATCTTGATTTTAAAGTATTTGCAGTAGGTGAAGATGAAAATGATGGAGAAGACCTTGAAGGCGATTATTATGGTGTAACTGTTACAAATGAATGGGATAATGCTAAATTAACTGGAAAATTGTACCATGCAAGCCTTGAAGATACTGGTGATGATGATAATACAGTAACTGATTTTGCTATAGCAGCTGAAGGTAAGGTTACTGATGCTCTGACCTTGGGTGGTGAAGTTGTCTTCAATCAAAATAACGGTTATGATGCTGATGGTAATGAAGCTGATGAAGATGATACACTCTTTAATGTAAATGCCAGCTATCTCCTGACTGATGTAGTAACACTGCGCGGTTTAGTAGAAAGTGTTGGTGAAGACTTCAACTGTGTTGATACTGTCTTATCTGACCTGGAAGAAGATAATAATTACGACAAATTCAATCTAGGTGCAGATTTTGTCTTAAATGCTAACAATACTCTGAGTGCCGATTACACCTTAGTTGATTCTGATTATGATGATGATAAAGAAGATAAGAATGTCTTTGGTGTTGGCCTAGAAAATACTACTGGTAAATTCACTAATAGTGCATCTATTGAATTCACACAGCATGATGAATACGTCGATGATAGTGATGTAACAGTATTGAAATTAGGTACAGATTATGCTATGTCTGATGTAACTACCATTGGTGCAGATTTAGTATACAAATCAGCTGAGGATTATAGAGTTGATTTTAATGGTGTTGAGGAGAAGTTTAAAGACTTAAAATATACTTATCTAGTTTTCAATATTGATCATCAGTTATCTGATAATATCAGCTGGTTGAATGAAGTACAATTAATTAATGGTGATTTAGACGATGTTGCTGAAAGTTATGATGTTGAAGGTAATTCCTTCAAATCTCAATTATCAGTTAGCTTCTAA
- a CDS encoding GGDEF domain-containing protein, producing MDIHKAIIGKIAKSYSNGSVSSDKKTKEVVSLFKMDNQLGRVVIVEHGKPIGLVMRDNIFYRLGSQFGYSLYMDKYISKIMNKNPLILDYNTPILRVSQLAMSRKKANLYDYIIITKEEIYYGTVSIKELLIHVSQLKVAEARDLNPLTNLPGNRLIEEDITHRIKNKDIFSVLYLDLDNFKVFNDNYGYKKGDNIIIFTAELLRDAIKKFGGSNDFIGHIGGDDFLIVTEPLKDIKISEYIIEQFDKNVLRFFSEEDIRNGYMEGNDRMGHFYQMPLTSISIAIISNEKQRIDNHLQISDIAAELKKHVKNKAGSNYIKNRRSNY from the coding sequence ATGGATATCCATAAAGCTATTATTGGTAAAATAGCAAAGAGCTATAGTAATGGGTCTGTATCCTCTGATAAAAAAACAAAGGAAGTTGTTTCCTTGTTTAAAATGGATAATCAATTGGGAAGGGTAGTAATTGTAGAACATGGAAAACCCATTGGTCTGGTGATGCGTGATAATATTTTTTACCGTCTGGGCAGTCAATTTGGATATTCACTGTATATGGATAAATATATTAGTAAAATAATGAATAAAAACCCGTTAATACTGGATTATAATACACCTATTCTTCGAGTATCTCAACTGGCTATGAGTAGAAAAAAGGCTAATCTCTATGACTATATTATTATTACCAAAGAGGAAATTTATTATGGGACTGTGTCTATCAAGGAGTTATTAATTCATGTTTCCCAATTAAAAGTTGCCGAAGCCAGGGATCTAAACCCATTAACAAATTTACCAGGTAATAGGCTTATTGAGGAGGATATTACTCATAGAATTAAAAATAAGGATATTTTCTCTGTTTTATATCTAGATCTTGATAATTTTAAGGTTTTTAATGACAATTATGGGTATAAAAAGGGAGACAATATAATTATATTTACTGCTGAGCTACTAAGAGATGCTATCAAAAAGTTTGGTGGTAGCAATGATTTTATAGGGCATATTGGTGGTGATGATTTTTTAATTGTTACAGAACCATTAAAGGATATCAAAATAAGCGAGTATATTATTGAGCAATTTGATAAAAATGTCCTGAGGTTTTTCAGTGAAGAGGATATAAGAAATGGTTATATGGAAGGAAATGATAGGATGGGTCATTTTTATCAAATGCCATTAACCTCTATTTCTATAGCTATTATAAGTAATGAAAAACAGAGAATAGATAACCATTTACAGATAAGTGATATTGCAGCTGAACTTAAAAAACATGTCAAAAATAAGGCTGGTAGTAACTATATAAAAAATCGTCGTTCTAATTATTAA
- a CDS encoding helix-turn-helix transcriptional regulator: MTINLTERQQRIIEIVKDNDPITSKEIAKQLNLSRGALRSDLSVLTMANILEAKPRVGYFYSRDNSYLRDFDELYGQKIKEIKSAAVVVKEEASVYDTIVTLFLKDIGSLFIIDQQESLIGVVSRKDLLKITIGEGDIKKMPVSVIMTRMPNIITVKDEDTILEAAKLIVKYKIDSLPVVKIEEGSAESGQQLYKVIGRVTKTNIARVFVDFGLKI, from the coding sequence ATGACAATTAATCTTACCGAGAGACAGCAGAGGATTATTGAGATTGTTAAAGATAATGACCCAATAACCAGTAAGGAGATTGCTAAACAGCTTAACTTAAGCCGTGGTGCCCTGCGTTCAGACCTGTCTGTGCTGACCATGGCCAATATCCTGGAAGCCAAACCACGGGTTGGTTATTTCTATTCCAGGGATAATTCTTATTTGAGGGATTTTGATGAACTATATGGTCAGAAGATTAAGGAGATTAAATCAGCAGCAGTTGTGGTCAAAGAGGAGGCCTCTGTTTATGATACAATAGTTACATTATTTTTAAAGGATATAGGCTCTCTGTTTATCATCGACCAGCAGGAAAGTCTGATCGGGGTAGTCTCCCGTAAAGACCTCCTGAAGATAACTATCGGTGAAGGGGACATAAAAAAAATGCCAGTCAGTGTTATAATGACCAGGATGCCGAATATTATTACTGTGAAGGACGAAGATACTATCCTGGAAGCGGCCAAATTAATTGTTAAATATAAGATTGACAGCCTGCCTGTCGTAAAAATTGAGGAAGGCTCTGCTGAGAGTGGTCAGCAGCTATACAAAGTTATTGGTAGGGTGACTAAAACCAATATAGCCCGGGTTTTTGTAGATTTCGGTTTAAAGATATAG
- a CDS encoding glycosyltransferase family 4 protein: protein MRIAIFTDTFSPQINGVTKNLDLLLEYFDNYGIEFIVLAPNVGSVSENEYEDKVVRINSFDFFLYPELKFSLPNYFKFKKILAEFQADLIHLVTPFNIGLSGLYYAKHNEIPLVASYHTNFDQYLEYYKIKFLEEAAWKYLKWFHNQALCNYCPSRDTLEQLKQRGFKNLDIWGRGIKAEFFAPSYRDLNFRKQHDLEGKIVFLYVGRLAKEKNISLLFDSFERLNKKYQDRIALIVTGDGPQARELKNTASTNIIFTGYQTGEELSKVYASTDVFAFPSVTETYGNVIIEAMSSGLPVVAIMAGGIKENLIDGYNGIACYNNDLTEFTEKLERIIRDNKLRKKLASNARKHALKQNWDDVFKRLLSSYIKIIKENKSLSNISA, encoded by the coding sequence ATGAGGATTGCTATATTTACAGATACATTTTCCCCACAGATTAACGGGGTAACCAAAAATCTTGACCTTTTGCTGGAGTATTTTGATAATTATGGTATTGAATTTATAGTCTTGGCGCCTAATGTAGGTAGTGTTAGTGAAAATGAATATGAGGATAAAGTAGTCCGGATAAATAGCTTTGATTTTTTTCTCTACCCGGAATTAAAATTCTCTCTTCCAAACTATTTTAAATTCAAAAAAATATTAGCTGAGTTCCAGGCAGACTTAATACACCTGGTTACCCCTTTTAATATTGGACTAAGTGGGTTATATTATGCTAAACATAATGAAATTCCCTTGGTGGCTTCTTATCATACTAATTTTGATCAGTATCTTGAATATTATAAGATCAAGTTTTTAGAAGAGGCAGCCTGGAAGTATTTAAAATGGTTTCATAATCAGGCTCTCTGTAACTACTGTCCATCAAGAGATACATTGGAACAGTTAAAGCAAAGAGGTTTTAAAAATCTGGATATTTGGGGTCGGGGGATAAAGGCAGAGTTTTTTGCACCTTCTTATCGTGATTTAAACTTCAGAAAACAGCATGATCTTGAAGGGAAAATTGTATTTTTATATGTCGGGCGTCTGGCCAAAGAGAAGAACATATCATTATTATTTGACAGTTTTGAAAGGCTTAATAAAAAATATCAGGACAGGATTGCTTTAATAGTAACTGGTGATGGTCCGCAAGCTAGGGAGTTAAAAAATACTGCTTCTACTAATATAATTTTTACTGGTTATCAAACCGGGGAGGAACTATCAAAGGTCTATGCCTCTACTGATGTCTTTGCTTTTCCCTCTGTTACAGAGACATATGGTAATGTTATAATAGAAGCAATGTCTTCAGGCCTGCCAGTAGTAGCAATAATGGCAGGGGGAATTAAAGAAAATTTGATAGATGGATATAATGGTATTGCTTGTTATAATAATGATCTGACTGAGTTTACTGAGAAATTAGAGAGGATTATTCGTGATAATAAACTGCGAAAAAAATTAGCAAGCAATGCTAGAAAACATGCTTTAAAACAAAACTGGGATGATGTCTTTAAAAGACTTCTCAGTAGTTATATAAAAATAATTAAGGAAAATAAATCTCTTTCTAATATTTCTGCCTAA
- a CDS encoding efflux RND transporter permease subunit, protein MKLSDFSIRRSVTTTMLILLVIIFGFVSLSRLNIDLFPDIVFPGAVIMTSYTGVGSEEIENLITEPIESSISTVEGVKSIDSTSAMGQSSVMVEFEWGRDMDFAVQDLREQIDLISSSVLPDDADESLIFKFDPSMFPIMLYGVGSQEMELADLKQEIEDVIQPRLERLPGVAQVNLRGGRDREIIISLKRDRLNHYGVDFDTVNGILARENVNVSAGEIVRGNKNLLLRTMGKFKTLDDIRKINIPVANGGLVKLSDLGQVKDGFEDVETIARTNQARSMGLLIQKQTDANTVEVCNTIREEMEEIEQEYDGQLNIALSMDQAEFIQKSINNVAQNAVIGGLLAVIILLLFLRNIRSTIVISTAIPISVIGTFVMMYFANLNLNVISLGGLALGVGMLVDNAIVVLENIYRYRSLGKSKMEAAHKGSTEVGMAIVASTLTTLAVFLPILFTEGLAARLFRDLAFTVGFSLTASLLVALTWIPMLSSKILKVKAKELAGQQQDSRVGKIYRSLLSSALKHRWVIVAILIVALVASLALVPLIGFEFMPSSDRGSFTINYDLPVGTTLSESDKVAKKVESVLKEIPEVDNIFTNVGAEDMMSTSGSSHTGSINVSLVDSDQRECSTQEVIEELRGKLEIPDVKLIFSVQSGMSSGKPVSIKLKGDDLDVLREYSTLAAAEMEKIEGLREIEDSFQEGRPELQIAIDRSLASQFNLNASQVANTLRTAVDGDVTTEYEVAGDEYDIRVKLAESDIDSITKLANLNIITSNGTQVPLQRFAKLNTAQGPNEILRSDEQRYAEITADLYNTDLGSVMEEIRERLNNNITLPDGYEFSFEGEYEDMQESFGSLGMAMILAILLVYMVMASQFESLIHPFVIMFTIPLALIGVLFGLYISKSILSVASLIGVITLVGIVVNNGIVLVDYINTLRASGQTKIEAIIEAGVTRIRPIMMTALTTILGMLPLALGIGDGAEFSQPMGIVIVSGLSFATLLTLFIVPIFYSLMTDLANIVMTKVKGRNSSESAENI, encoded by the coding sequence ATGAAGCTATCAGATTTCTCAATTCGACGCAGTGTGACAACTACAATGTTGATTCTTTTGGTGATTATCTTTGGGTTTGTCTCTCTTTCCAGATTGAATATTGATCTTTTCCCAGATATAGTATTTCCCGGAGCAGTAATTATGACCAGTTATACCGGTGTTGGTTCAGAAGAAATAGAAAATCTAATTACGGAACCTATTGAAAGTTCTATTTCGACGGTGGAAGGAGTCAAATCGATTGATTCTACTTCTGCTATGGGGCAGTCATCTGTGATGGTTGAATTTGAGTGGGGTAGAGATATGGATTTTGCTGTTCAGGATTTGAGAGAACAGATTGATTTAATTAGCAGTTCTGTTCTGCCTGATGATGCCGATGAATCACTTATTTTCAAATTTGACCCTTCTATGTTCCCGATTATGCTCTATGGTGTTGGTAGTCAAGAAATGGAACTGGCCGATTTAAAACAGGAAATAGAAGATGTCATTCAACCCCGTTTAGAGAGATTACCTGGTGTAGCCCAGGTCAATTTGCGTGGTGGACGGGACCGAGAAATAATTATTTCTCTGAAGAGGGATCGTTTAAATCATTATGGAGTAGATTTTGATACTGTTAATGGTATTTTAGCTCGGGAAAATGTTAATGTTTCGGCTGGTGAAATTGTCAGAGGCAATAAGAATTTACTGCTTAGAACAATGGGTAAATTTAAAACCCTGGATGATATTAGAAAGATCAATATTCCGGTTGCTAATGGTGGGCTGGTAAAATTATCTGACCTGGGTCAAGTAAAAGATGGTTTTGAAGATGTTGAGACTATTGCCCGGACCAATCAGGCCAGGAGCATGGGTTTGCTTATCCAGAAACAGACTGATGCCAATACAGTTGAAGTATGTAACACTATTCGTGAGGAAATGGAAGAGATCGAGCAGGAATATGATGGTCAATTAAATATTGCCTTGTCAATGGACCAAGCTGAGTTTATTCAGAAATCAATTAATAATGTTGCTCAAAATGCGGTGATTGGTGGTCTGCTGGCTGTCATAATTCTGCTGCTTTTCTTACGTAATATCCGTAGTACGATTGTTATTTCAACTGCGATTCCGATTTCTGTTATTGGTACTTTTGTGATGATGTATTTTGCCAATTTGAATCTAAATGTTATTTCCCTTGGTGGTCTAGCTCTGGGGGTAGGGATGCTAGTTGATAATGCCATTGTTGTTCTGGAAAATATTTATCGCTATCGCAGTTTAGGTAAAAGTAAAATGGAAGCAGCCCACAAGGGGAGTACAGAGGTGGGGATGGCTATTGTGGCTTCAACCCTTACTACTTTAGCGGTTTTTTTGCCAATTTTATTTACAGAAGGACTGGCGGCGAGATTATTTAGAGACCTGGCTTTTACAGTTGGTTTTTCTTTAACAGCTTCTCTCTTAGTGGCTTTAACCTGGATACCTATGCTTTCTTCTAAAATCTTAAAGGTAAAGGCAAAAGAGCTGGCTGGGCAGCAACAGGATAGTCGGGTTGGCAAAATTTACCGCAGCTTATTAAGTTCTGCTTTAAAACATAGGTGGGTTATTGTAGCAATTTTAATTGTTGCTTTGGTAGCTAGTTTGGCTTTGGTTCCCCTGATTGGGTTTGAATTTATGCCCTCATCTGACCGTGGTTCTTTCACCATTAACTATGATTTACCTGTGGGAACAACACTCTCTGAGTCAGATAAGGTAGCTAAAAAAGTTGAGTCTGTTTTAAAAGAAATTCCAGAGGTAGATAATATTTTTACCAATGTTGGTGCTGAAGATATGATGAGTACTTCCGGCAGTAGTCATACAGGCTCAATAAATGTTAGCTTAGTAGATTCTGACCAAAGAGAGTGTTCTACCCAGGAGGTTATAGAAGAATTGAGGGGTAAGTTGGAAATCCCTGATGTAAAATTAATTTTCAGTGTTCAAAGTGGTATGAGTTCTGGAAAACCTGTTAGTATTAAGTTAAAGGGTGATGATTTAGATGTACTTAGGGAATATAGTACTCTGGCAGCAGCAGAAATGGAGAAGATTGAGGGTTTAAGGGAAATAGAGGATAGTTTTCAGGAAGGGAGACCTGAACTACAAATAGCAATAGACCGTTCCCTGGCCAGTCAATTTAATCTTAATGCCAGTCAGGTAGCCAATACACTTAGAACAGCTGTTGATGGTGATGTAACAACAGAATATGAAGTTGCTGGAGATGAATATGATATCAGGGTTAAGCTAGCTGAAAGTGACATAGATTCTATTACTAAACTTGCTAATTTGAATATTATTACTAGCAATGGAACCCAGGTCCCACTGCAGCGCTTTGCTAAACTGAATACTGCCCAAGGTCCAAATGAAATATTACGTAGTGATGAACAGAGATATGCAGAAATAACAGCTGATCTCTATAATACAGATTTAGGCTCTGTCATGGAAGAGATTAGAGAGAGGTTAAATAATAATATTACTCTGCCTGATGGCTATGAATTTAGTTTTGAAGGTGAATATGAGGATATGCAGGAATCATTTGGGTCATTAGGAATGGCTATGATCCTTGCTATACTATTGGTCTATATGGTTATGGCCTCCCAGTTTGAATCCTTGATTCACCCCTTTGTGATTATGTTTACCATTCCACTGGCCCTAATAGGTGTTTTATTTGGACTTTATATCAGTAAGAGTATCCTGTCAGTAGCTTCTTTAATTGGGGTAATTACCCTGGTTGGAATTGTAGTTAATAATGGGATTGTACTAGTTGATTATATCAATACACTAAGAGCTAGTGGACAAACGAAAATTGAGGCTATTATTGAAGCAGGGGTTACCAGAATTAGACCGATCATGATGACAGCCCTGACGACAATACTGGGGATGCTGCCACTTGCCTTAGGAATTGGTGATGGTGCGGAATTTTCCCAGCCGATGGGGATCGTTATTGTGAGTGGACTTAGTTTTGCAACCCTCTTAACCCTATTTATAGTTCCGATATTTTATTCACTAATGACAGACCTTGCAAATATAGTTATGACCAAAGTTAAGGGAAGGAATAGTTCAGAGTCGGCAGAAAACATTTAA
- a CDS encoding phosphatase PAP2 family protein, which translates to MNSIADKLLIKDVQVFNYLNRRLKNNLVNRLMLLITNLGGAPFTIFFTIFFILIKPSFHPYLGWELLLVLASSHLLVHIIKRLINRQRPYVELGNIEILVEPFESYSFPSGHTTASFSIALTLSFYLSFLFPIVILLALLVAISRVYLGVHYPSDVLVGIMIAFIFSFLIHYYVFI; encoded by the coding sequence TTGAATAGTATAGCAGATAAATTATTAATTAAGGATGTTCAGGTTTTTAACTACCTGAATAGAAGGTTGAAAAACAATTTAGTAAATAGACTTATGTTACTTATAACCAACCTTGGAGGTGCTCCTTTTACAATTTTTTTTACTATATTTTTTATTTTAATAAAACCATCTTTTCATCCCTATCTAGGTTGGGAATTACTACTGGTATTAGCAAGTAGCCATTTATTAGTTCATATTATAAAAAGGCTAATAAACCGGCAGAGACCTTATGTAGAACTTGGTAATATAGAAATATTGGTAGAGCCATTTGAATCGTATTCCTTTCCTTCCGGTCATACAACAGCCAGTTTTAGTATTGCTTTAACACTCTCCTTTTATCTATCATTTCTTTTTCCAATTGTAATCTTACTAGCCCTATTGGTTGCTATTTCAAGGGTATACCTGGGAGTCCACTATCCATCTGATGTGCTTGTTGGAATTATGATAGCTTTTATATTTTCTTTTCTTATACATTATTATGTCTTTATATAA